Proteins encoded together in one Gallus gallus isolate bGalGal1 chromosome 18, bGalGal1.mat.broiler.GRCg7b, whole genome shotgun sequence window:
- the GRIN2C gene encoding glutamate receptor ionotropic, NMDA 2C isoform X3 produces the protein MGRAPAHTLLLSLVLGCSAAFTDVLLPGPAEPVVNVAVVFGGTSYPLHIRSRLSPQSFLDMPLEIHPITVVVNNTNPSTLLTHICDVLASHKIHGIVFEDNVGTEAVAQILDFVSSQTQVPIVSISGGSAVVLSPKEPSSAFLQLGVSIEQQIQVIFKVLEEYDWSSFAVITSLYPGYNIFLELIRSFTDASYFGWELQDVLTFEMSQERSSSRTQRLLRQLDAQVLLVYCSRDEAEFLFEMAGQAGLVGPGYIWIVPSLTVGNMELPPTSFPIGLISVVTESWKLSLRQKVRDGVAIIAMGAASFFRAHGFLPDVGRDCRAPTAAANASFYRHLLNVTWEHRDFSFNEGGYLVRPTMVVISLNQHRLWEMVGKWEHGIIHMKYPVWPRYGSFLQPVVDNRHLTVATLEERPFVIVENTDPSTGVCVRNTVPCRKQTNASASDGLADPYTKLCCKGFCIDILKKLAKTVKFSYDLYLVTNGKHGKIVRGVWNGMIGEVYYKRADMAIGSLTINEERSEIVDFSVPFVETGISVMVARSNGTVSPSAFLEPYSPAVWVMMFVMCLTVVAVTVFVFEYFSPVGYNQNLTSGKRPGGPTFTIGKSVWLLWALVFNNSVPIENPKGTTSKIMVLIWAFFAVIFLASYTANLAAFMIQEQYIDTVSGLSDRKFQKPQEQYPPFRFGTVPNGSTERNIRSNYPDMHTHMVKYNQRSVEDALTSLKMGKLDAFIYDAAVLNYMAGKDEGCKLVTIGSGKVFATTGYGIALQKDSRWKRAIDLALLQFLGDGETQKLETVWLSGICQNEKNEVMSSKLDIDNMAGVFYMLLVAMGLSLLVFAWEHLVYWKLRHSVPKSHKFDFLLAISRGIYSCFSGVQTLGSPGRAPTPDVTASSAQANVLKMLQAAKDMVSTASVGGSLEHATRTIEDWSSRSEHLQTTFSLRTPQLVVQNSTGTHRGPSCGPLHPERLRRAYAPKGPPRGLPLPIPVDSREERWRGTSERTPRVLHPVKVQGGGAADRALPGPFPHLPAKAAPEGDFEEHALMGNHIGAPVAVPTPARELPPPDIYREHRRAERPPSAPLLCGDGAGTAPRPLPASETRREAGNASFPPACSRSSFPKAARTCRTAAEREQPSRRASADRASRERGEKHRGAGLRRCGALPPAARGDVPDLFPEAEAAHGCGPRCPEAAGRLAGTGRAPRSPLARLPSYREACRQKPRGTACAPYACADSYAHPPLYLGRLSREHPEVPGGGRGSGRWDGAYRDWGRRGEPGWLRAVGAERLAARGAMSPCAGGSWRRVSSLESEV, from the exons ATGGGCAGAGCGCCGGCGCACACTCTGCTGCTGTCgctggtgctgggctgctcagCTGCCTTCACCGacgtgctgctgcccggcccTGCGGAGCCGGTGGTCAACGTGGCCGTGGTGTTCGGGGGCACGTCCTACCCGCTGCACATCCGCTCCCGCCTGAGTCCCCAGAGCTTCCTGGACATGCCCCTGGAGATCCACCCCATCACCGTTGTTGTCAACAACACCAACCCCAGCACCCTCCTCACCCACATCTGCGACGTGCTGGCCAGCCACAAGATCCACGGCATCGTCTTCGAGGACAACGTCGGCACGGAGGCGGTGGCCCAGATCCTTGACTTCGTCTCCTCCCAGACCCAGGTCCCCATCGTCAGCATCAGCGGGGGCTCTGCGGTGGTCCTCAGCCCCAAG gagcccagctcagccttcctgcagctggGCGTCTCCATCGAGCAGCAGATCCAGGTGATCTTCAAGGTGCTGGAGGAATACGACTGGAGCTCCTTTGCCGTCATCACCAGCCTCTACCCGGGCTACAACATCTTCCTGGAGCTCATTCGCTCCTTCACTGATGCCAGCTACttcggctgggagctgcaggacgTGCTCACCTTCGAGATGAGCCAGGAGCGGAGCAGCTCCAGGACGCAGCGGCTCCTGCGGCAGCTTGATGCCCAGGTGCTCCTGGTCTACTGCTCACGGGATGAGGCTGAGTTCCTCTTTGAGATGGCCGGGCAAGCTGGGCTGGTGGGGCCGGGCTACATCTGGATTGTGCCCAGCCTCACAGTGGGCAACATGGAGCTGCCGCCCACCTCCTTCCCCATCGGCCTCATCAGCGTGGTGACAGAGAGCTGGAAGCTGAGCCTGCGGCAGAAGGTGCGGGACGGGGTGGCCATCATCGCCATGGGGGCAGCCAGCTTCTTCCGAGCCCACGGCTTCCTCCCGGATGTGGGACGGGACTGCCgggctcccactgctgctgccaacGCCAGCTTCTACCG GCACCTCCTCAATGTGACGTGGGAGCACAGGGACTTCTCCTTCAACGAGGGCGGTTACCTGGTCAGGCCCACCATGGTGGTGATCTCGCTCAACCAGCACCGGCTCTGGGAGATG GTGGGGAAATGGGAGCACGGCATCATCCATATGAAGTACCCGGTGTGGCCCCGCTAcggctccttcctgcagcccgTGGTGGACAACCGGCACCTGACGGTGGCCACGCTGGAGGAGCGGCCCTTCGTCATTGTGGAGAACACCGATCCCAGCACCGGCGTCTGCGTGCGCAACACCGTGCCGTGCCGCAAGCAGACCAACGCTTCGGCCAG CGATGGCCTCGCAGACCCCTACACCAAGCTGTGCTGCAAAGGCTTCTGCATCGACATCCTGAAGAAGCTGGCCAAGACGGTGAAGTTCTCCTATGACCTCTACCTGGTGACCAATGGCAAGCATGGCAAGATCGTGCGCGGGGTGTGGAACGGCATGATTGGTGAG GTGTACTACAAGCGCGCAGACATGGCCATCGGATCCCTCACTATCAATGAGGAGCGCTCCGAGATCGTGGACTTCTCCGTGCCCTTCGTGGAGACCGGAATCAGTGTGATGGTGGCCAGGAGCAACGGCACCGTCTCCCCCTCCGCCTTCCTGG AGCCCTACAGCCCAGCCGTGTGGGTGATGATGTTTGTGATGTGTCTGACCGTGGTGGCCGTCACCGTCTTTGTGTTCGAGTATTTCAGCCCTGTTGGTTACAACCAGAACCTCACCAGTGGCAAAA GGCCGGGCGGTCCCACCTTCACCATCGGCAAGTCGGTGTGGCTGCTGTGGGCTCTGGTCTTCAACAACTCCGTGCCCATCGAGAACCCCAAGGGCACCACCAGCAAGATCATGGTGCTCATCTGGGCCTTCTTCGCCGTCATCTTCCTCGCCAGCTACACTGCCAACCTGGCAGCCTTCATGATCCAGGAGCAGTACATCGACACTGTGTCAGGGCTGAGCGACAGGAAG TTCCAGAAGCCGCAGGAGCAGTACCCCCCGTTCCGCTTCGGCACGGTCCCCAACGGCAGCACCGAGAGGAACATCCGCAGCAACTACCCCGACATGCACACCCACATGGTGAAGTACAACCAGCGCTCCGTGGAGGACGCCCTCACCAGCCTCAAAATGGG GAAGCTGGATGCCTTCATCTATGATGCAGCGGTGCTCAACTACATGGCGGGCAAAGATGAGGGCTGCAAGCTGGTGACCATCGGTAGTGGGAAGGTGTTTGCCACCACGGGCTACGGCATCGCCCTGCAGAAGGACTCGCGCTGGAAGCGGGCCATTGACCTGGCCCTGCTGCAATTCCTGGGAGATG GTGAGACCCAAAAGCTGGAGACGGTGTGGCTGTCGGGTATCTGTCAGAACGAGAAGAACGAGGTGATGAGCAGCAAGCTGGACATTGACAACATGGCTGGGGTCTTCTACATGCTGCTGGTGGCCATGGGGCTCAGCCTGCTGGTCTTCGCCTGGGAGCACCTCGTCTACTGGAAGCTGCGGCACAGCGTTCCCAAGTCCCACAAGTTCGACTTCCTCCTGGCCATCAGCAGG GGCATTTACAGCTGCTTCAGCGGGGTGcagaccctgggcagccccgGGCGGGCGCCCACACCCGACGTGACAGCGAGCTCAGCCCAAGCCAACGTGCTGAAGATGCTGCAGGCGGCCAAGGATATGGTGTCGACGGCCAGCGTGGGCGGCTCCCTGGAGCATGCCACGCGCACCATCGAGGACTGGAGCAGCCGCAGCGAGCACCTCCAGACCACCTTCTCGCTCAGGACACCGCAGCTCGTGGTGCAGAACAGCACCGGCACACACCGGGGTCCCTCCTGCGGCCCCCTGCACCCTGAGAGGCTGCGCAGAGCCTACGCGCCCAAAGGGCCCCCCCGGGGGCTGCCTCTGCCCATCCCCGTGGACTCCCGCGAGGAGAGATGGAGAGGGACGAGCGAGCGCACCCCCCGCGTCCTTCACCCCGTGAAGGTTCAGGGCGGCGGTGCGGCGGACAGAGCCCTCCCGGGGCCGTTCCCGCACCTCCCGGCGAAGGCGGCGCCAGAGGGGGATTTCGAGGAGCACGCGCTGATGGGGAACCATATCGGCGCTCCCGTTGCCGTCCCGACGCCTGCCAGGGAGCTCCCGCCGCCGGACATCTACCGGGAGCACAGGCGGGCGGAGCGGCCGCCCAGCGCCCCGCTGCTCTGCGGGGACGGCGCGGGGACGGCGCCGCGGCCGCTCCCGGCGTCGGAGACGAGAAGGGAGGCGGGGAACGCGTCCTTCCCCCCCGCCTGCTCCCGCAGCTCCTTCCCCAAAGCCGCCAGGACTTGCAGAACCGCGGCAGAGCGGGAGCAGCCGAGCCGGCGGGCGAGCGCGGACCGGGCGTCGCGGGAGCGGGGAGAGAAGCATcgcggtgcggggctgcggcggTGCGGGGCGCTCCCACCCGCTGCCCGCGGCGACGTCCCCGACCTCTTCCCCGAAGCCGAGGCCGCCCACGGCTGCGGTCCGCGCTGCCCCGAGGCCGCCGGGCGGCTGGCGGGGACGGGACGGGCGCCGCGCTCTCCTCTGGCCCGGCTGCCGTCCTACCGGGAAGCGTGCCGGCAGAAGCCCCGCGGCACCGCGTGCGCGCCCTACGCCTGCGCGGACTCCTACGCCCACCCGCCCCTCTACCTGGGCCGTTTGTCCCGCGAGCACCCCGAGGTGccggggggcggccgggggtCGGGGCGCTGGGACGGAGCCTACAGAGactgggggcggcggggggagccGGGCTGGCTGCGCGCGGTGGGCGCGGAGCGGTTGGCGGCCCGCGGGGCGATGAGTCCCTGTGCCGGCGGGTCCTGGCGGCGGGTCTCCAGCCTGGAGTCAGAGGTCTGA